In Apium graveolens cultivar Ventura unplaced genomic scaffold, ASM990537v1 ctg5354, whole genome shotgun sequence, a single window of DNA contains:
- the LOC141702611 gene encoding protein FAR1-RELATED SEQUENCE 5-like, translating into MTNVEESAGSECYPHIESSDSEQSGCEQDSDKSQCEQDSGGETGSESSDEDLEESHNDNECESTYFVAADGSEFWTPKCDNRHKPQTNQYFPTLEDAFKFYKEYGRVCGFCVRKSIKRTSGRGTLLSRYVICNRGGKPNRSNSKVSNESAGKGPKKTRRTTSRRCNCKARIILKPAGTGGLVVMGFNEEHNHPLSSGAEKMFLKCNRNLFVPHQNLIMDCARVNIGATKAFSLAKEWAGSYEAVGAMLIDFKNFARDVKARIGKRDSDMILAKFKLKKEASQNTFYYDYKVDRQGHLTGLFWTDAIGQANFDVFGDIISFDPTFRTNRYNMVFVPFTGVNNHWKNVTFAAGLLAKENYKNFNWLINTFKKAMGRAPRCVITDQCPAIKKALDKWWPNTKHRLCMWHIMNKLPTKVGPALASDKKFIEKLKSAVYSDHITQTEFVERWNAVIVEYKLESNPWLTELFNIRNEWIPAYFSDIEMAGLLRTTSRSESSNSFFQHFHESGHTLVEFYSSFESAMDKQRLKNAEDDKRSGIEIDASKLYTLELYYLVREEIKAACYHTSMPDITRDNEHRYFKVKDDLLHDRIFEVYS; encoded by the exons ATGACTAATGTTGAAGAATCTGCAG GTTCTGAATGTTATCCTCATATTGAGAGCTCTGATTCTGAACAGTCAGGATGTGAACAGGATTCTGATAAATCACAATGTGAACAAGATTCAGGAGGAGAGACCGGTAGTGAAAGCTCAGATGAAGATTTGGAAGAATCACATAATGATAATGAGTGTGAGTCTACATATTTTGTTGCTGCGGATGGTAGCGAATTTTGGACACCAAAATGCGACAATAGGCACAAACCACAAACCAATCAGTATTTTCCAACTTTGGAAGATGCTTTTAAATTTTACAAGGAATACGGTCGAGTTTGTGGATTTTGTGTTCGAAAGTCCATTAAGAGAACTAGTGGTCGTGGAACTTTATTGTCCAGATATGTTATTTGTAACCGTGGTGGCAAGCCAAATAGAAGCAATTCTAAAGTCTCAAATGAAAGTGCTGGTAAAGGGCCGAAGAAAACAAGAAGAACAACATCTCGTAGATGCAATTGCAAAGCTCGGATAATTTTGAAACCTGCAGGAACAGGAGGTCTGGTTGTAATGGGTTTTAACGAAGAACACAATCATCCTCTATCATCTGGAGCTGAGAAAATGTTTTTAAAGTGCAACAGGAATTTGTTTGTTCCTCACCAGAATCTTATAATGGACTGTGCAAGAGTTAACATCGGTGCAACAAAAGCATTCTCTTTAGCAAAAGAATGGGCCGGGTCGTACGAAGCTGTGGGTGCTATGTTAATTGATTTTAAGAATTTTGCTAGAGACGTAAAAGCTCGGATTGGAAAACGTGATTCTGATATGATTTTGGCCAAGTTTAAATTAAAGAAAGAGGCATCTCAGAATACCTTTTACTATGACTATAAGGTTGATAGGCAGGGTCACTTGACCGGTCTTTTTTGGACAGACGCAATCGGGCAAGCAAATTTTGATGTGTTTGGCGATATAATTTCATTTGACCCTACTTTTAGGACTAATAG ATATAATATGGTATTTGTACCTTTTACCGGTGTTAACAATCATTGGAAGAATGTAACGTTTGCTGCTGGTTTATTGGCGAAGGAGAATTATAAAAATTTCAATTGGCTCATTAATACTTTCAAGAAAGCAATGGGTCGTGCTCCCCGTTGTGTAATTACAGATCAATGTCCTGCCATTAAAAAGGCTTTAGATAAGTGGTGGCCTAATACAAAACACCGGCTTTGTATGTGGCATATCATGAATAAGTTGCCGACAAAg GTTGGACCTGCTCTAGCTTCAGACAAGAAATTTATCGAGAAATTGAAGTCTGCGGTTTATTCAGATCACATAACGCAAACAGAGTTTGTGGAACGTTGGAATGCCGTAATTGTAGAATATAAATTGGAGTCTAATCCTTGGTTGACTGAATTGTTCAACATACGCAATGAATGGATTCCAGCTTATTTTTCAGACATTGAAATGGCTGGTTTATTAAGAACTACTTCAAGATCGGAAAGTTCTAATAGCTTTTTCCAACACTTTCATGAAAGCGGTCACACATTAGTAGAATTCTATTCTAGTTTTGAAAGTGCTATGGACAAGCAACGCCTTAAGAATGCAGAAGATGACAAGAGATCTGGTATTGAAATAGATGCATCTAAGTTGTATACACTTGAACTTTACTATCTTGTCAGGGAAGAGATCAAAGCAGCTTGTTATCATACTAGTATGCCAGATATTACAAGAGATAATGAACATCGTTATTTCAAAGTTAAAGATGATCTTCTACATGATAGAATTTTTGAGGTATATTCATGA